The Accipiter gentilis chromosome 8, bAccGen1.1, whole genome shotgun sequence genomic sequence CAGCCGATGCACCTGCACTCGGCTGCCGAGAGCTTCTCCACCGTCTGCCACGTGTTCTGCACGTCCATGAAGGAGACGGCCTCGTAGCGGGTGGGCCGGCAGCAGGGGTGGCTGAGGACCCGCTCCTGCGGCCCCGGGGCGATGAGCTGCTGCCGCAGCAGGCTGCCCAGCGTCAGGTCGTAGTTGCTGCGCGCCCGGTGGCAGGACCCGCTGCAGTACTTGAAGAGCACGATCTCGTCCGAGTTGAAGCCCAGGCCCAGGTCGCGCACCTTCACCATCAGGTTGCGGATGTGGCAGTTGCGCCCACGGGTCCTCACTGGGGATTTCCACACCCCTTTCTTGCCTTTGCCGGCACCTGGCGGTGAGCGCTCGGCACGCAGCAGCAGGTCCTCCGCCAGCTCTGCGGCGCCAGGGCCACCCGTCGTCGCATTGTCCCCTGCACGCAGAGGGGACGGCACTGTCAGACCCCATCCCGCACCCGCCGCCCTCCTGGGGCCTGCCGAGCCTGCCCGTCCTCCCGCTGTGACCTGCAGATCCCTCCTGACCACCCACCACGGCACTAGCCCGGTGCCTGTGGGGCAGTGGGTGGGTGGGCACCCGGCCAAGCATCTTATCCCCAGGGCTCTGCCACCATCCCTGGCATGAAGCAGGGGGCCCCATGTGTTCAGTCCCCCCCAGCCAGGCCCCAACGTGCAGAGGCAGCCCCGCACAGGCTAGGGGTCACCACAGCAGCTCCCAACCCGCCCATGCCCCACGCTCAGGGCTACCGTGCCCACGCTGGGGGTCCTGCCCCAACACGCACCGTACAGCTGGCTCCAGGCAGCGGCGAGCGGTACCTCCACGCCATCCTCCACGGCCGGGCTGGCGGTGGCCATGCCCCGTGGCGTGGGGGCCGTGTCCAGCGTCTCGTTGCAGTGCGGCGTTCGCAGGTTGCCCGCAGCCAGCCCGGCCAGCAGCGAGAGGATGGCGAGGAGCCCCCACAGCGTCCCCTCCTGCGACAAAGCACAGCACAGCGGGGTGAGCCCTGACCGGGGTCCCCACACCAGGGACGAGGCTCCATgagctggggacggggacgtgtGGTCCCAGCCATCGCGGCCAGCCAGGCCTGGGCTCACCTTGGGCTGCGGGTGCGTGGTGGGTCCTGCAGGTCTCAGCTCTGGTGGCTCTGCTCGCTGCTCCATGCTGGCTGCAAGTGCAGAGGTGGGGGTCAGCATCCACGCAGAGGGGATGGGGTAGACATCGAGCTGG encodes the following:
- the ARTN gene encoding artemin isoform X3, giving the protein MEQRAEPPELRPAGPTTHPQPKEGTLWGLLAILSLLAGLAAGNLRTPHCNETLDTAPTPRGMATASPAVEDGVEVPLAAAWSQLYGDNATTGGPGAAELAEDLLLRAERSPPGAGKGKKGVWKSPVRTRGRNCHIRNLMVKVRDLGLGFNSDEIVLFKYCSGSCHRARSNYDLTLGSLLRQQLIAPGPQERVLSHPCCRPTRYEAVSFMDVQNTWQTVEKLSAAECRCIG
- the ARTN gene encoding artemin isoform X1; translated protein: MLGRGRGEVCQLPAGQLDVYPIPSAWMLTPTSALAASMEQRAEPPELRPAGPTTHPQPKEGTLWGLLAILSLLAGLAAGNLRTPHCNETLDTAPTPRGMATASPAVEDGVEVPLAAAWSQLYGDNATTGGPGAAELAEDLLLRAERSPPGAGKGKKGVWKSPVRTRGRNCHIRNLMVKVRDLGLGFNSDEIVLFKYCSGSCHRARSNYDLTLGSLLRQQLIAPGPQERVLSHPCCRPTRYEAVSFMDVQNTWQTVEKLSAAECRCIG
- the ARTN gene encoding artemin isoform X2; the encoded protein is MRGGGGPGDGPRRGHASMEQRAEPPELRPAGPTTHPQPKEGTLWGLLAILSLLAGLAAGNLRTPHCNETLDTAPTPRGMATASPAVEDGVEVPLAAAWSQLYGDNATTGGPGAAELAEDLLLRAERSPPGAGKGKKGVWKSPVRTRGRNCHIRNLMVKVRDLGLGFNSDEIVLFKYCSGSCHRARSNYDLTLGSLLRQQLIAPGPQERVLSHPCCRPTRYEAVSFMDVQNTWQTVEKLSAAECRCIG